A genomic stretch from Brassica oleracea var. oleracea cultivar TO1000 unplaced genomic scaffold, BOL UnpScaffold01407, whole genome shotgun sequence includes:
- the LOC106321304 gene encoding uncharacterized protein LOC106321304 yields MINSLCGAYLWRGTTEGHHSARVSWETVTLSKEEGGLGIRDLNEWNKACTLKLVWLLFFRSGSIWVVWFTKTILNDCKSNFWTMKEKQCHSFAIKKLLRVRDVAYPWIKIKIGDGRSTRFWSEEWSSFGNIRKFLCFPPSSTLGIRPTATLSDIHRNGVWLIPPPRSDLQVVVCAHLTTVKLITEEDRFEWCPNGSAISAYSTGEIYRLIKKHQPLVPWNTVVWNPRGIPKHSFLTWLVVLNRCPTKDRIISWGLQTTPACILCNQAAESRDHLFFECPFSFAIWETLAHKARCSPINIWPQLFDYMQQRSCPKPERILGLIVWQASIYFTWTERNNRLHRHCIRTTNSITASAASLIKNKLSSFRDSNPAFSSTMLLLWFTN; encoded by the coding sequence ATGATAAATTCATTGTGTGGAGCTTACTTGTGGAGAGGAACAACTGAGGGACACCATTCTGCTCGAGTATCATGGGAAACTGTTACTCTGTCGAAAGAAGAAGGGGGTTTGGGTATAAGAGACCTCAACGAGTGGAACAAGGCATGCACTTTAAAGCTGGTGTGGCTCCTTTTCTTTAGATCAGGTTCCATTTGGGTCGTCTGGTTCACAAAGACAATTCTCAATGACTGCAAAAGCAACTTTTGGACTATGAAGGAGAAACAATGCCACTCATTTGCAATCAAAAAATTGTTGAGAGTTAGAGATGTTGCTTACCCTTGGATTAAGATCAAAATAGGTGATGGGCGATCAACTAGATTCTGGTCTGAAGAATGGAGCAGCTTTGGAAACATCAGGAAGTTTCTATGCTTTCCCCCTTCATCAACTCTTGGCATCAGACCAACAGCGACGCTCTCTGACATTCATCGAAATGGTGTATGGCTTATTCCTCCTCCACGTTCTGATTTGCAGGTTGTTGTTTGTGCTCACCTCACAACTGTCAAACTAATAACAGAGGAAGATAGATTTGAATGGTGCCCTAATGGCTCAGCTATCTCCGCCTACTCCACTGGTGAAATTTATCGCCTCATAAAGAAGCATCAGCCCCTTGTCCCTTGGAATACAGTCGTCTGGAACCCTAGAGGAATCCCAAAACACAGCTTTCTCACTTGGCTAGTAGTCTTGAACAGATGTCCCACAAAAGACAGAATCATATCTTGGGGACTTCAAACTACACCGGCTTGTATCCTCTGTAACCAGGCGGCTGAATCAAGGGATCATCTGTTCTTTGAATGCCCCTTCTCTTTTGCGATTTGGGAAACACTTGCACACAAGGCTCGCTGCTCTCCGATCAACATCTGGCCTCAGCTCTTTGACTACATGCAGCAGCGCTCCTGCCCTAAACCAGAGAGGATCTTGGGACTTATTGTTTGGCAGGCATCGATCTACTTCACCTGGACTGAAAGGAACAACCGCTTACACAGGCACTGCATTCGAACAACGAACTCGATCACGGCATCAGCGGCATCTCTGATCAAAAACAAACTCTCAAGCTTCAGGGACTCCAATCCAGCTTTCTCTTCCACGATGCTCCTACTCTGGTTTACTAACTAA